The following proteins come from a genomic window of Vibrio vulnificus NBRC 15645 = ATCC 27562:
- the vxrA gene encoding sensor histidine kinase VxrA, producing the protein MTTSYNVLIKKLCLSLLLSVNLVPSALADSLPERIDFFTELFDYASASKTYDIRDLQSSFPTKLLSPDSMLPQTANYPLKDIQQLYQLSKTCNGKLPLSPLITEPLVFTRSVCKGVKLNTRWFSRSALIHPGGGTYAARYIQKFPEEHETLKKFMHIKERTDEVGDELLTTLQQMDDETISSLIAGSIMFMDREQLWLRRGDYYHVFDKSVWSNNVEKAGLSLSIRSDSASCFVQRGNICWDVEDHSQILRFSMIVLVIANIMLVAGWAVYRWNSKRQEMRSRMLVLQILTHELRTPIASLSLTVEGFRREFEHLPETVYDEFRRLCEDTRRLRQLAEASKDYLQSDNQQLATDWIPSVEEWLLFKIEDEFPEGVAFKINQDVSAKINVYWLGTCVDNLIRNAVKYGVAPVTLDVQTGDSKLTIRVTDNGKLTSRDWSNLRKPFVSKSGLGLGLTIVESMVGRMGGKMKLIGPPTTFILEIPCETDVASR; encoded by the coding sequence ATAACGACGTCGTACAATGTTTTGATTAAAAAACTCTGCTTATCATTGCTGCTTTCTGTGAACCTAGTGCCTAGTGCTCTGGCAGACTCTTTGCCGGAGCGCATTGATTTTTTCACGGAGTTATTTGATTATGCTTCCGCAAGCAAAACATACGATATCCGCGATTTACAGTCGTCATTCCCGACCAAGCTTCTTTCGCCCGACTCAATGCTGCCGCAAACGGCAAACTACCCACTGAAAGACATACAACAACTGTATCAACTGTCCAAAACCTGCAATGGCAAGCTACCACTTAGCCCATTGATCACGGAACCGCTAGTTTTCACCCGTTCAGTTTGTAAAGGAGTGAAGCTTAATACTCGCTGGTTTTCTCGTTCAGCATTGATCCACCCGGGTGGTGGGACTTACGCCGCTCGCTATATTCAAAAGTTTCCAGAAGAACATGAAACATTAAAGAAATTCATGCACATCAAAGAGCGAACAGATGAAGTGGGAGATGAGTTGTTAACGACGCTTCAACAAATGGATGATGAAACCATTAGCTCGTTAATTGCTGGCTCAATAATGTTCATGGATAGAGAACAGCTTTGGTTGAGACGAGGCGACTACTATCATGTGTTTGATAAAAGCGTTTGGTCAAACAACGTTGAAAAAGCTGGACTGTCATTAAGCATTCGTTCAGACAGCGCGAGCTGTTTCGTTCAGCGAGGCAATATATGTTGGGACGTTGAAGATCATTCGCAAATCTTACGCTTCTCCATGATCGTCCTAGTGATTGCTAACATTATGCTCGTTGCTGGTTGGGCGGTTTATCGCTGGAACAGTAAACGACAAGAGATGCGCAGCAGAATGCTTGTTTTGCAAATACTGACGCACGAATTACGCACACCAATTGCGAGTCTATCACTCACGGTTGAAGGTTTTCGCAGAGAGTTTGAGCACTTACCAGAAACAGTTTATGATGAGTTTCGACGATTATGTGAAGATACAAGAAGACTTAGGCAGTTAGCTGAAGCGAGCAAAGATTATTTACAGTCGGATAATCAACAGCTTGCTACCGATTGGATCCCATCAGTTGAAGAGTGGCTGCTGTTTAAAATCGAAGATGAATTTCCTGAAGGCGTGGCGTTCAAGATCAACCAAGATGTTTCTGCAAAAATTAACGTTTATTGGTTAGGTACTTGTGTCGACAATTTGATCCGCAACGCAGTCAAATACGGCGTCGCCCCCGTGACATTGGACGTACAAACGGGTGACAGTAAATTAACAATCCGAGTCACCGATAATGGCAAACTCACCAGCCGAGACTGGTCAAATTTACGAAAGCCATTTGTAAGCAAAAGTGGCTTGGGACTTGGCTTAACAATTGTTGAATCTATGGTGGGACGAATGGGCGGAAAAATGAAGCTTATCGGGCCACCGACTACGTTTATTTTGGAGATACCTTGTGAAACAGACGTTGCTTCTCGTTGA
- a CDS encoding DUF3319 domain-containing protein — MAISHYRGFNLQSAPNDTNVWQVKIKNRVLQGSLSAVKKSIDWWCDTASIIDPREFSSLDRKQEASGSTQAENFNGFAIKNDTGEPNAWYCFFNGKLIKGSKAAIQRHIEAYLIAKQKAEQQKK, encoded by the coding sequence ATGGCTATATCTCATTACCGTGGTTTTAACTTACAGTCTGCACCAAATGATACGAACGTCTGGCAAGTAAAGATTAAGAATCGAGTGCTTCAAGGAAGCTTAAGTGCAGTGAAAAAGAGCATTGATTGGTGGTGCGATACAGCATCGATCATTGATCCTAGAGAGTTTTCTTCGCTTGACAGAAAGCAAGAAGCGTCAGGATCTACTCAGGCAGAAAACTTTAATGGTTTTGCCATTAAAAACGATACAGGTGAACCGAACGCTTGGTATTGTTTCTTTAATGGCAAACTCATTAAAGGTTCCAAAGCGGCTATTCAGCGACATATAGAAGCCTATTTGATCGCGAAACAAAAAGCCGAACAACAGAAGAAATAG
- a CDS encoding conjugal transfer protein TraF, giving the protein MKLNNRYLYATILFCGTANAANYSIEARSDAMGGVGTVSATYLTAPFFNPALAAVYRRNDDAGMIIPSFGITYNDPNDLVDQIEALGKLTDPTEINNALAAIDGDQLNFELGGVLAFGIPNRFLSATVYGKLYTESFVTPSVTPSDISNSYVQAVSVSVTEVGVSLAKYQTFLYQHMAFGITPKLQRVYTHSFASTFANFDLGDVRENETGETIFNLDAGALWFYGPFRIGVAAKNLIGRDIQTKAYDFTGTTPATAIPSYDYSMRPLYTVGAGIVADYFTLSVDYDLNEEKKFSSFDDNSQMLRAGFEIDVLRQLQIRGGYMKNMARDVDDTITAGIGLSPLNLFEVDISARYTNENAMGASINFLATY; this is encoded by the coding sequence ATGAAATTAAACAATAGATATTTATACGCAACGATACTTTTTTGTGGCACAGCAAATGCCGCTAATTATTCAATCGAAGCACGAAGCGACGCTATGGGTGGAGTAGGTACAGTTTCCGCCACTTATCTCACTGCGCCTTTTTTCAACCCAGCTCTTGCTGCTGTCTACCGACGTAATGACGATGCTGGCATGATCATTCCTAGCTTTGGTATCACATATAATGATCCAAATGATTTGGTTGATCAAATTGAGGCACTTGGAAAATTAACTGATCCTACAGAAATCAATAATGCGTTAGCTGCGATAGATGGTGACCAGCTAAATTTTGAGCTTGGTGGAGTCTTAGCATTTGGAATTCCCAATCGTTTTCTGTCCGCAACAGTTTATGGAAAGCTCTATACAGAATCCTTTGTCACTCCATCTGTTACACCATCTGATATCAGTAATAGTTATGTACAAGCTGTATCTGTATCAGTAACTGAAGTAGGGGTTTCACTGGCTAAATACCAAACCTTTCTTTACCAACATATGGCTTTTGGTATCACACCAAAACTTCAACGAGTTTATACCCACTCTTTTGCTTCAACATTTGCCAATTTTGATCTTGGAGATGTAAGAGAAAACGAAACCGGCGAAACAATTTTTAATTTAGACGCTGGTGCTTTGTGGTTTTACGGCCCATTTCGAATTGGTGTTGCAGCGAAAAATCTTATTGGACGAGATATCCAAACTAAAGCTTATGACTTCACAGGCACAACACCAGCAACGGCGATTCCTTCGTACGACTACAGTATGAGACCTCTATATACTGTAGGGGCAGGGATCGTTGCTGATTACTTTACCTTATCAGTCGACTACGATCTTAATGAAGAGAAAAAGTTTTCATCATTTGATGACAATAGCCAAATGTTGAGAGCGGGTTTTGAAATTGATGTTTTAAGACAACTGCAGATTCGTGGTGGTTACATGAAAAACATGGCACGAGATGTGGACGATACAATTACAGCCGGTATTGGCCTTTCGCCCCTTAATTTATTTGAAGTGGATATCTCCGCCAGATATACAAATGAAAACGCGATGGGGGCATCCATCAATTTTCTTGCCACCTATTAA
- a CDS encoding D-alanine--D-alanine ligase, which translates to MMRNVLLLCGGGSSEHEISLLSSEYLQQQLGLIDNVNVLKVEIKNEGWFDQKDRLVYLDIHTKSVKSDEFNESIDIDFIVPCIHGFPGETGDIQSLFELAGIPYLGCGPEASSNSFNKITSKLWYDAIGIPNTPYLFLTENNEESHQVSREAFDKWGKLFVKAARQGSSVGCYSVTKVEQLSDAIDKAFGFSHQVLVEKAVKPRELEVSAYEMKGQLHISKPGEIIAPDGAFYSYDEKYSAGSHSITEVEAKNLTEQQLATIQQCSEKVFRQMNLRHLSRIDFFLTSEGEIYLNEVNTFPGMTKISMFPKMLQHNGHKFHEFLADCIERSL; encoded by the coding sequence ATGATGAGAAATGTTCTACTTTTATGCGGCGGTGGTTCTTCAGAACACGAAATTTCGCTGCTTTCTTCTGAATACCTTCAGCAACAGCTTGGCTTAATTGATAATGTAAATGTCCTAAAAGTTGAGATTAAAAACGAAGGTTGGTTTGACCAAAAAGATAGACTTGTCTATCTCGATATCCATACGAAAAGCGTGAAAAGTGATGAGTTTAATGAATCGATAGACATCGATTTCATTGTGCCTTGTATCCATGGTTTTCCTGGTGAAACAGGGGATATCCAGTCACTTTTTGAGCTAGCCGGTATTCCTTATCTGGGCTGTGGGCCTGAGGCTAGCAGTAACAGCTTCAATAAAATTACGTCGAAACTATGGTATGACGCGATTGGTATTCCTAACACACCGTATCTTTTCCTAACGGAGAATAATGAAGAGTCTCACCAGGTGAGTAGAGAGGCATTCGACAAATGGGGCAAGCTGTTTGTCAAAGCGGCTAGACAGGGATCATCGGTTGGCTGTTACAGCGTAACCAAAGTAGAGCAACTTTCTGATGCCATTGATAAGGCGTTCGGATTCTCTCATCAGGTATTGGTTGAAAAGGCCGTAAAACCAAGAGAATTAGAAGTTTCCGCTTATGAGATGAAAGGTCAACTTCATATTTCAAAGCCAGGTGAAATTATTGCTCCTGACGGTGCTTTTTACTCCTACGATGAGAAATACAGCGCAGGTAGCCATTCAATCACAGAAGTAGAAGCGAAAAACCTAACCGAACAGCAGTTAGCGACGATTCAGCAGTGCAGCGAGAAAGTCTTTCGTCAAATGAACCTTCGTCATTTGTCTCGAATCGATTTCTTCTTAACCAGTGAAGGAGAGATCTACCTTAATGAAGTGAATACCTTTCCTGGAATGACGAAAATTTCCATGTTCCCCAAAATGCTCCAACACAATGGACATAAGTTTCATGAATTCCTAGCGGACTGTATTGAACGCTCACTTTAA
- a CDS encoding DUF2861 family protein, producing MRKSLLVPILTLTITQPVYAIDWFEANTPLTQAHQHLLDDDLPRMFNSLVEVWQSQPKERIKDHLNSLLMQSLNRDCGKSLTRNTLPNWLSGVKVIRHTNQSPGRDIYSLVIDIRTTSEVKSLAMRKWVDRSVSSDSVFTQVSGDVVTKKADERQYQKRYNLNGKLDAGLYQLVIQPSDQDVWSGWVILGEPIAPQYVRWSSKENWTVEKVALNNPYCPLPEMNVGLNDFVDGQYQRVWNQTYESDYPTSLELDGIPNERYVLAVSMNTKRWQGQILVEQSQTISRTYDITQE from the coding sequence ATGCGTAAGTCACTTTTGGTTCCAATCTTAACATTAACAATCACTCAACCAGTCTATGCTATAGACTGGTTTGAAGCGAATACCCCGCTAACTCAAGCGCACCAGCATCTTCTTGATGATGATCTTCCAAGAATGTTCAACTCTCTTGTCGAGGTTTGGCAATCGCAACCTAAAGAACGGATCAAAGATCATCTCAACAGTCTCTTAATGCAGTCGTTGAATCGGGATTGTGGCAAATCATTGACGAGAAATACGTTGCCAAACTGGCTATCAGGCGTAAAAGTGATACGTCACACGAATCAAAGCCCAGGCAGAGACATATATAGTTTGGTCATTGATATTAGAACCACTTCAGAGGTTAAAAGCCTTGCAATGCGCAAATGGGTCGACCGAAGTGTTTCTTCTGACAGTGTCTTTACTCAAGTTTCTGGTGACGTTGTCACAAAAAAAGCTGATGAAAGACAATATCAAAAACGATATAACCTCAATGGTAAACTCGACGCGGGTTTGTATCAGCTTGTTATACAACCGTCAGACCAAGATGTTTGGAGTGGTTGGGTCATACTTGGTGAACCTATAGCGCCACAATACGTACGTTGGTCTTCAAAAGAAAATTGGACGGTGGAAAAGGTGGCGTTAAACAACCCTTATTGTCCACTTCCTGAGATGAATGTTGGTCTCAATGATTTTGTTGATGGGCAGTACCAACGAGTTTGGAACCAAACCTACGAATCTGATTATCCTACCAGTTTAGAGCTCGATGGTATCCCCAACGAACGCTACGTTCTAGCTGTAAGCATGAACACCAAGCGTTGGCAGGGACAAATTCTGGTAGAGCAATCACAAACCATTAGTCGTACATACGACATTACACAAGAATAA
- a CDS encoding YoaH family protein has translation MFDDLPPLSHQEQQRAVEEIQKLMAEGMSTAQAIKIIAEKIRAEHKAQSAE, from the coding sequence ATGTTTGACGATCTCCCACCGCTATCTCATCAAGAACAACAAAGAGCAGTAGAAGAAATCCAGAAGCTAATGGCTGAAGGGATGAGTACTGCTCAAGCGATAAAAATCATCGCAGAAAAGATTAGGGCAGAGCACAAAGCTCAAAGTGCAGAGTAA
- a CDS encoding SPOR domain-containing protein, with product MKKVAIITLSVLLSACASDNYVANVTTESHREEFKIEPIPEPLMAQEETVQEVSIPQQVVKMEPQTEEKKVVKLSPQSETTKAVKIVPPSKKQQEKMQRFGYTVQVVAVGSQAKVDYFASKLPKDGQPIWENYKIVNGTKWFTVLYGDFATSTEAKKAIAQLPQEFKELQPFVKSIDAIKNSEYPTLNKLN from the coding sequence ATGAAAAAAGTTGCCATTATCACTCTTTCTGTTTTGCTGTCTGCTTGTGCGTCGGATAACTACGTTGCTAACGTAACGACCGAGAGCCACCGCGAAGAATTTAAAATTGAACCTATTCCTGAGCCTTTGATGGCACAAGAAGAAACCGTTCAAGAGGTGAGTATTCCACAGCAAGTAGTTAAAATGGAGCCACAAACGGAAGAGAAAAAAGTCGTTAAACTCAGCCCTCAATCCGAAACAACAAAAGCAGTTAAGATAGTTCCGCCGAGCAAAAAGCAACAAGAAAAAATGCAGCGCTTCGGTTATACGGTTCAAGTCGTCGCTGTCGGTTCTCAAGCAAAAGTTGACTATTTTGCTTCTAAACTACCTAAAGACGGCCAGCCTATTTGGGAAAACTATAAGATTGTCAATGGTACTAAATGGTTCACAGTATTATATGGTGACTTCGCAACAAGCACTGAGGCAAAGAAAGCCATTGCACAATTGCCCCAAGAGTTCAAAGAATTGCAACCTTTCGTAAAAAGCATTGATGCAATCAAAAACTCTGAATACCCAACACTCAACAAACTCAACTAA
- the pntB gene encoding Re/Si-specific NAD(P)(+) transhydrogenase subunit beta: MSAGLVQAAYIVAALFFILSLAGLSKQESARSGNYYGIAGMAIALLATIFSPTAEGFAWVIVAMVIGGGIGIHYAKKVEMTEMPELVAILHSFVGMAAVLVGYNSYLEPPAPVSLDPAGMHAEHVIHLVEVFLGVFIGAVTFTGSIVAFGKLRGIISSSPLNLPHKHKMNLAAIVISTLLMIHFVNADGSMFALIVMTLIAFAFGYHLVASIGGADMPVVVSMLNSYSGWAAAAAGFMLANDLLIVTGALVGSSGAILSYIMCKAMNRSFISVIAGGFGQEVVISGDEEYGEHREINAEDVADMLKNSKSVIITPGYGMAVAQAQYPVHEITEKLRAQGVNVRFGIHPVAGRLPGHMNVLLAEAKVPYDIVLEMDEINDDFSDTDTVLVIGANDTVNPAALEDPNSPIAGMPVLEVWHAKNVIVFKRSMNTGYAGVQNPLFFKENTSMLFGDAKDSVDAISKAL; encoded by the coding sequence ATGTCTGCAGGATTAGTACAGGCGGCCTATATCGTTGCTGCACTATTTTTTATTCTGAGCCTTGCTGGTCTATCTAAGCAAGAATCAGCAAGATCAGGGAACTACTACGGCATTGCCGGTATGGCAATTGCGCTACTTGCAACCATCTTCAGTCCTACTGCCGAAGGGTTTGCTTGGGTCATTGTGGCCATGGTAATTGGTGGTGGTATTGGTATCCACTACGCTAAGAAAGTTGAAATGACAGAAATGCCAGAGTTAGTGGCCATTCTACACAGTTTTGTGGGTATGGCGGCTGTTTTGGTTGGTTACAACAGCTATCTTGAACCACCGGCGCCAGTCTCTCTTGACCCAGCGGGAATGCACGCAGAACACGTCATTCACTTAGTTGAAGTATTTTTGGGCGTATTCATTGGTGCGGTAACCTTTACGGGATCGATTGTCGCGTTCGGAAAGTTACGCGGTATCATTTCCTCATCGCCACTTAACTTGCCTCATAAGCACAAGATGAATCTCGCAGCTATCGTTATTTCAACTCTGCTTATGATTCACTTTGTTAACGCCGACGGCAGTATGTTTGCCTTAATCGTGATGACACTGATTGCTTTCGCATTTGGTTATCACTTGGTGGCGTCGATCGGCGGTGCGGACATGCCCGTAGTGGTCTCTATGCTGAACTCTTATTCAGGTTGGGCAGCAGCCGCGGCAGGTTTCATGCTAGCAAACGATCTGTTGATCGTGACAGGTGCTCTCGTTGGTTCTTCAGGTGCAATACTTTCATACATCATGTGTAAAGCGATGAACCGCTCGTTTATCAGTGTTATCGCCGGTGGCTTTGGCCAGGAAGTCGTGATTTCTGGTGATGAAGAGTATGGTGAGCATCGCGAAATCAACGCAGAAGATGTAGCGGATATGCTGAAAAACTCCAAATCAGTCATCATCACTCCAGGATATGGCATGGCAGTAGCACAAGCTCAATACCCAGTTCACGAAATCACAGAAAAACTGCGTGCGCAAGGTGTGAATGTTCGTTTCGGTATTCACCCAGTAGCGGGGCGTTTACCGGGTCACATGAACGTTCTGCTCGCTGAAGCAAAAGTGCCTTATGACATCGTTTTGGAAATGGATGAGATCAACGACGACTTCTCAGACACGGATACTGTGTTGGTTATTGGTGCCAATGACACCGTTAACCCAGCTGCGCTAGAAGATCCAAACAGCCCAATCGCTGGCATGCCAGTATTGGAAGTTTGGCATGCGAAAAACGTCATTGTTTTCAAACGTTCAATGAATACTGGCTATGCTGGAGTTCAGAACCCATTGTTCTTCAAAGAGAATACATCAATGCTCTTTGGCGATGCTAAAGATAGCGTGGATGCGATTTCAAAAGCGTTATAA
- the yciH gene encoding stress response translation initiation inhibitor YciH, which produces MTLVYSTETGRIKPEEPKASRPKGDGIVRIQRETKGRKGKGVCVVTGLDLDDAPLKLLAAELKKVCGCGGSVKDGNIEIQGDVRDKIKAHLEKKGMKVKLAGG; this is translated from the coding sequence ATGACTCTTGTATATTCAACAGAAACAGGCCGAATCAAACCAGAAGAACCTAAAGCTTCGCGCCCAAAAGGTGATGGTATTGTTCGAATTCAACGAGAAACCAAAGGCCGAAAAGGCAAAGGGGTTTGCGTTGTCACTGGCTTGGATCTCGATGATGCACCTTTGAAGCTTCTTGCCGCAGAGTTGAAGAAAGTCTGTGGTTGTGGAGGTAGTGTTAAAGACGGAAACATAGAGATTCAAGGTGATGTTCGTGACAAAATCAAAGCGCATCTTGAAAAAAAAGGCATGAAAGTAAAACTTGCCGGTGGTTAA
- the vxrB gene encoding response regulator transcription factor VxrB: MKQTLLLVEDDKNLADGLLVSLEQAGYECLHAERISEVEALWQQADLVILDRQLPDGDSVTHLPSWKKLKNIPVILLTALVTVKDKVAGLDSGANDYLTKPFAEAELFARIRAQLRSPESSEQGNTDKVETENLIIDKSTREVFFKGEQITLTRTEFDLLLFLASNLGRVFTRDELLDHVWGYNHFPTTRTVDTHVLQLRQKLAGLEIETLRGVGYKMKG; the protein is encoded by the coding sequence GTGAAACAGACGTTGCTTCTCGTTGAAGATGATAAGAACTTGGCAGATGGCCTTCTCGTTAGCCTAGAACAGGCAGGATACGAGTGTTTGCACGCTGAGCGTATTTCTGAAGTGGAAGCGCTATGGCAACAAGCCGATTTGGTTATTTTGGATCGCCAGCTACCAGATGGCGATTCCGTTACACATTTGCCTAGTTGGAAAAAATTGAAGAATATCCCTGTGATTCTATTAACAGCGCTTGTGACGGTAAAAGACAAGGTTGCTGGCCTAGATTCGGGAGCAAATGATTATCTAACCAAACCTTTTGCAGAAGCAGAGCTTTTTGCACGTATTCGCGCGCAGCTACGTTCTCCAGAATCTTCTGAGCAGGGGAATACTGACAAAGTTGAAACTGAAAATCTAATTATTGATAAGTCTACACGTGAAGTATTTTTCAAAGGGGAGCAGATAACGCTGACAAGAACAGAATTTGACCTATTACTGTTCTTAGCAAGTAACTTAGGTCGTGTGTTTACACGTGACGAGTTACTTGATCATGTGTGGGGATATAACCATTTTCCAACTACGCGAACAGTTGATACGCATGTATTGCAGTTAAGACAAAAACTAGCAGGGCTCGAAATTGAAACGCTTCGCGGTGTTGGCTATAAGATGAAAGGTTAA